The genomic interval CATCATCTACAATAAGTATAATTTCATATTTTAGAACATTCTAAGTTTATTAAAATTCCCCTTTTATTTTTAACTCTTCTGGACAAAATTAGAAATATAGTCCTATCGTAAACTACTAGATTTAAAAAGAAAAATCGGCTGACACACACGATAATTTTCGCGATTATCAGCCGATTCTATTTTTGAATAAATTACACCAAAAGAACGGTGTTTTCACACTCATCTATATTCGAAAAAATTTTTTCCGCCCCCTGTGATTTATTATTATTTTCAAGGAAAAGATAAATAAAAAATGAACTTTGGATTACGGGGAATCTTTGTTAAACTATTGTTATGGCGGCTTGTTTTCTCTAACAAGCATTGACTTTATGATGAAAGAAAGTGAGCGATTTTATGATATTCGGACCAAATCCTGATGCGATCTACCCCAATGAGCAAATAAAAAGCATTTGTTATATTAAAAATGTAATTACCCGCCCTAACATTCTCGTTGGATCCTATACCTATTATGATGATGAGAATGGTGCTGAAAATTTTGAAAAACATGTCACACATCACTATGAATTTTTGCAGGATCGACTAATTATAGGAAAGTTCTGTGCTATTGCCAAAGGGATTGAATTTGTAATGAATGGTGCAAACCATAGAATGTGCAGTGTTACAACATATCCATTCAATATCATGGGAAATGGTTGGGAGAAAGCCACACCATCATTATCTGACTTGCCTTTTAAAGGCGATACGATAGTCGGAAATGATGTGTGGATTGGACAAAATGTCACCATTATGCCAGGCGTACACATCGGCGATGGCTCTATAATTGCTGCAAATTCTGTGGTAGCCAAAGATATACCTGCATTTCATATTGCCGGAGGAAACCCTTGTAAAGTTATAAAAAAAAGATTTGATGATGACCTTATCGTACATCTATTAAATATAAAATGGTGGGACTGGCCTCCAGAAAAAATTTTTCAAAACCTTGAAGCTCTTTGTAGTGGAGACTTAAGCCTTATTAAAAATATTACGTAAATTTTATTGCAAATCAGACGCTATCTTTCCGTCTTCGATGCTATTAGGAAAACTATCGTTTTTAATGCAACACTTTCTATTGATTCACCACTTATCAATTTTATAAGTATGAATTCCCACTCTTTAATGCTGTTCATTACTTTATTATGTCACTCTACTTTATCTTTGCAATAAAGTTTTACCATCCCTTACTATGCATCACCAAGTACGTCGGACAAACCAAAAACACCCGTCAAGTTTATTTGACGGGTGACAATTCTCGACGCTATAATAATAACAGGCACGGCGAGCACCGTGCCTGTTAACTGAATACAGGAGGTGATTTCCTTGAAGTTTCGTTTCTTCCTCGAACTAGATGGAACGGTACTTGTCAAGGTAGTAGCACTCATAGCTTTTACCTTAAAAGTGCTTTTCACCTAATGCATTCACCGAAACGGCCTGCTGATCACAGGGCGTTTTTGGTTTATTTAATTATATGCTTATTATACTAGATTTTATACACAATGTAAAATAAAAATCGACTGGTAATTACAAATAGTCATCACTCATTCTTTTATATAAGAGCAACAATAGTCCGCGACTTCATCAACCGCCATTTTGAATTTACAATTTGCAGGAATCTCAAAGCTTTGTCCAGCTTCAAAGGATGTCCATGTTTCGCTGTCAGGAAATAATACATTGATCTTACCTGCTAACACTTCCATCTGTTCTTTGTCCGCTGTGCCAAATTCGTATTCTCCAGGTAAAATAATCCCCAGTGTTTTTCTTGTGCCATCTTCAAAATAAACAGTACGGCTTGTCACTTTCCCATCGAAATATACATTGGCCTTCTTCACAATCGTTACATTTTTCATTTTATCCATTTTTATTACCTCCAATAACTTTGTTTAATTTTCAATACTAACGTTGATCGCTTATCCAGATATTCCATCTGACGATTTAAATTTTACTACCGTTTAATCTTTCAAGCCATTTCAATATACAACCACTCTTAAAGAAACTTAACAACGCGCCATCGCAAAAGCGCTCGGCCCTAACAGCCCCCATAATAAGTGCAAGTACACATTGTTCATTTAATTTTGAAACGTCCGTATTCTCCATAGATTCCACACCCCATTCAAGGCCGTTATCTTTGAGAATATCTTTGTAATGGGTAAGATTCATATCTTTATTGTTTTCTTCAAAGATATGAACGTCATTGATGAAGTTATGTACCATTTCGGAATATCCCACAAAAGGCATCTGTATAGGATGATCCACTGTGCCATCGTTTTCTTTATCAACAACCCATTCGCCAATGTGATCTGCTTGGATTAACGATATATATTTTGTCAAAATATCAAATTTACGCATCCTTGTCCTCCTCAGTATCTCATCATCGGAACTTAAACACTACATTCTCTCACAACATCTTCATATCCTGCTACAACTCTTTGTATTTTTTACAAAACAATAACCCAATTCGACAATAAAGACTGGTACGAAACTATTATTTAATCCCTGAAAAAGACAAACAGCAATACCGCCTTCCTATTTTATATTCCAAAGTCCCCTTATCCTGCGTTTGTTGCGACTTATAAATGTAAGTACTTTTCTTTATTAACAAATTCTGCTATAATATTAGTAATTTTTAAATAAAAAGGATGGATTCTATAGTGGCAGTATCATCAATTTCTATGGTGGCATTGATCGGCGTATTATCATTATTTTCTATAGTCATATGCTTTTTGTGGCTAATATCCGCTCTCGTACTTCAACATTCTAAAAAGAAAGCAAGTATAGGTTTAGTTGTAAGTGTATTGCTATTTTCCTGGGCAATACACTAGTCCGTGTACCAATCAAAAAATCTAAAAAGATAAGTTCATGATAAGGGGACGATGGTACTTTCTATATTTCAAAGGCAGTATCACCGTGCCCTTGTCGTGTTTTATATTCGAAAGATAGCTTCACCGTCCCCTTACCATGTGGTAAAATAATACGATGAAATGAATACGAAAAGCCGCTCTCGGTTAGGATAACGGTTTTAATTTAAAAGGATTTCGTTCATATTATAGAAACAAGTATTGATTAAAAGCGATAAAATGGAGGTATTCATCTATGGATTTCACATTGGAAACTCCTGCGAATATTGACGAATTGGTTAAGCAGGCAAGTGATAAAACAAATTGGCCTAATAGATTATCAGCAGTAGAGGAACTAAGTAAGTGGAAGTGTGAGGAATCCATTGCTATCATTACACAGTTAGCCACGAGTGATTTAGTTTTCAAAGTAAAAGAACGGGCTTTTGAAGTCGCCCAAGCTTTTGGAGTAGAAAAGAATGGCAAACCGATTTATTTAGATAAAAAGCCTAAAGTAAGTTCAATCAAGTTTATTAATAAAAAAATCTTTAAAGTGGCAAGCCATTTAAAGATAAATATTGATGATTTTAATATGGATGAATTCAAAGCAGCTTTTCAAAAAATGTATCCAGAAGAATATGATGTTTGCGAATATGAAAATCATAATAAATTTGATGCTTGGCTCAAAGATCTGGTTCAATCAAAGGTTAGAAGACGAAACAGATAACCAGGAAATTCTGCAATATTTCTATATAAAACAATCCCTACCTGGCAGCCAGATAGAGATTGTTTTATACATTAGTCTATATATGCGACAGCACTTATTTCAATTAATTGTGCCGGAAAAGCAAAATACGACACACCTACAAGAGTACCTGCTGGACGGTGCTTTCCTAAGTATTCCTTGAACAGTCTAATAACAGAATCCGAATGCGCCCCAGCATCTGCCAGATAAATTTTTACATTAGCGAGGTTGGATCTCGTGACACCAAACTCCGCTAATACATGGTCAAGATTTTCAAGTGTTTGGCGAGTTTGCGCTTCAATGTCCCCTTCGCCAATAAATGTGCCCTCTGAATCGTGGGAAAATTGTCCAGAAATATAAATCGTGCCATTCACGCTGTAGGCTTGGGAAATACCATGATCCCAAAGATTATGATTATAAGTTTTAATAGTAGCCATTTTCTCTCTCCTCCACTTTAAGGTAAATTTAGTATAACAAGACAATAAATAAAAAAACAGTACGCACTTGTATGATAGGTGCTATTAGAAAGGATAGTGTCAATTATGGGAATGGCTGCATATAAGGGCCAAGTAAAAAATATTCAAGATACACCTTTTGGATACACTTTGTCATTGATTGGTGGCAAATGGAAAATGGTTATCATCTACCTTTTGGCAGAAAACCAGCCCGTCCGCTTTAATGAACTAAAAAGACAAATCGGCTCGATTACCTTTAAGATATTGAGTTCACAATTGAAAGAGCTAGAATCAGATGGTTTGGTAGAACGAAAAGAGTATCCTCAGATTCCGCCCAAAGTTGAGTACCGTTTGACAGCCAAAGCAGAAACACTCTTGCCTGTTTTGGAAGGATTATGCGAATGGGGAGCGAAGAACCAAAATAAATAATCCGCCCTGTCATATAGTCCCATTTTAAGCCATTGGCCTTATAATCAAAAATCGGCTGATAATCACGATTCGTTTCGCGATTATCAGCCGATTCATTTTTTTTAGAAATTAAGACAAAGGAATATTGTTTTTAATTCTCTATTTGAAACACACTTCCACCGCCCTTTTGACGTGAGCGCCTATCCCCATATTTGTTCCGCAACTTCTTTAATAAAAGCAATTTTTCCCCATTGCTGCTCTTCAGTCAGAATATTGCCTTCTTCAGTAGAGGCAAAGCCGCACTGAGGGCTTAAGCATAAGGACTCCAACGGAATATACGCTGATGCTTCATGAATTCGAGCGATAATTTGTTCCTTATTTTCAATTTCGCCTGTTTTGGAAGAAACCAAGCCAAGAACCACCTTTTTCCCCTTAGAAACGGCTTTTAGCGGAGTAAAATCACCGGCACGATCCGTATCATATTCCAAGAAGAAACCATCAACATTGCATTTACTGAATAATGGCTCCGCTACTGTTTTATATCCACCTGAAGAAAACCAGGTAGAACGGAAATTTCCACGGCAAACATGCATCGTTATCGTCATATCCGCTGGTTTTTTCTGTACTGCTAGATTGATCATGTCTACATATTTCTCTGCAATCCCATCTAAATCAATACCTTTTTCAGCATATGCCGATCTTTTTTCCATATCGCAGAATTCTCCCCACGAGGTATCATCTAACTGCAGATAACGGCACCCTGCATCATAAAAAGCTTGAATGATCTTTTGATACGCTGCTGCAATATCAAAATACAGCGCATCATTATTCTCATAACGCTTAATTGGTGTATATTGTTCCGCCCTAACGCAAGCAATCAAATGCAGCATAGATGGCGATGGAATTGTCATCTTGGCTACATGCTCCCCAGCAATCTCCTTTAAAAACTTAAAGTGTTCAATAAAAGGATGCGTCGTAAAATCTATCTTATCCACGATCTTTAAGGTTGCGGCCTTAGGCTGATGGCCTTTAAAATCCACGGACCAATGATCGGCTTTGATTTCTTCTACACCTTCTAAACTAGCTAAAAAATCAAGATGCCAATATCTGCGACGAAATTCTCCGTCTGTAACGGCTTTTAATCCGACCTCTTTTTGTTTTTCAACCAGCTTTTTTATCTGCTCATCTTCCACTTTTATAAGCTCAGCTTCTGTAACTTCCCCTTTTAAAAACTTTTCTCTTGCTTCTTTAAGACCTTGCGGACGCAAAAAACTTCCAACAACATCATAACGAAAAGGCGCTTCATTTATTTTATCTGTATTTACAAAATTATGACTCATTTTATAACTTCTCCTTGCTGTTTTGAATTTGATATTAGTATAGCATGAAAAAAAGTTATAGCGTAACACATAAATTTTATACTTAGATATAGTTTATTTATATATCGAAAAAGATAGGATGGCGGTTTTCTTCAACATGTGTAGTTAAGCGAACTGCAAAATTATTTTACAAACATGATTGAATCCGTTATAATAAGCATATACTAAATAAACCAAAAACGCCCTGCGCTAACAGGACGTTTCGGTGAATCAGGATCAGGTGAACAGCACTTTCAAGATAAAAGCTGTCAGTGCCACTACCTTGATAAGTACCGCGTCACTTAGTAAGAGTTCTATGCGGAGCTTCAAGGATATCACCTCCTGTATTCAGTTTGCAAGCACGGTGTCAGCCGTGCTTGCTTTTATTATTATAGCTTTCATATTCGCTAGCCGTCAAACACAAGTTGACGGCTAATTTTTTTTGAGACAATGATCCATGATGCAAAATACAATGCGTCCATCTCGTTGTTTTTTTGTTTTTAATATTTCTATAAATTAGCAGTTTGTCTTCTTATACGTTTGTCAACTCATCCTTAAATGCAGGTCTATTTGCATATTTTAAACGAAGCATCTGTTTGATTTTCGACGTTTCTTCTTTTCCACCTGCTTTTTTGAGATTTTGTATAATGCTACATACGCCTTGATAATCCCTTCTATTGCGCGCTCTGGCAGCCATTTGTTCAATATAGATCAAAAATATGGAACAGACTTCCTTTTTAAATTCAGGCAGAAGATATTTATAATACCGTTCGACAACTGAAGGATTTTTTTGAACATACACAAGTAGTTTGTTCTTTTCACCTTCTACAATGAGGATTTGAGTATAGACGGTGCTATGGGTTTTCTTTTGTTCTTCCATTTTGGTGATTAGTTTAGGATATATATCGACCCATTCTTGACTATTGTAAGTTTTTTTCAAGTCTCTGTAATATTCAAAATTACCATCTAAAATAAAACCTATTGCCAAAGCACGTTGTTCATCCATTTTTCCCGAGCGTTTATAGGCTGTGTATCGATATTTTCTCCAATCATTCACAAGTCCCGATAATCCCTTGTCCAATTCTTCTCCGTCAAGGGCAAGTTTGATTACCTTATCATAATTCTTTTTCTGCATGGTTCGTTCTATAGCCATTTTTCTAAAGCTGGCAAAATGAAGGTTTTGTTCCACGAAATTGAGTGCCTGTTTCTCTCCTTCATTCTGTAATATCAGATTATATCTAATTTGAAATATTTTCTCATAAAAATATTTGGTGCTCCAGGAATCACCTTTTACATCGTTCAGCATTGATTGCAGGCAAGCTTCCAATTTATTTTGTAAAGAAGAACTATTCGCCAGTGCCGAGCAAGTTTCTAATAATTCAAATCTCCAATCATCCCAACCATCATATCGTTTATTGGCTGCTTCATGCAAAATTTTTTCAAAAAATTTTTCTTTTATGTCCGGGCTGAAATTTTCCTCATCAACCATTTCTTTTATAAGCGTAAGACTTTCCATAATTGTCGTCCCTACAATGCCATCAGAATCATCACAATAGTCCAACTGATCCATCAGTTCATGAACTACACATAAGTTAAGATCTAAAGCATGCAGGAATTTCTTTTGTTGGACAGCAGTTTGCGCCTTCTTTAGTACCATATCGGCACCTTGTATGGCTTCATACGTATCCCTATAAGAAATGAAACCATCCCAGTCAGCGTACTTATCGATAAAAGTACGAATCAATTCAAGTGATTTTTTGATTTCATCATCATCATTTGTAGTATCAAGTTCCCATTCAATCCGTTGTTTTATCTCCATGTTTTCGCCTGCCGCATCTAGTAAAAATGCAATCAATTCTTCCTTGGTTCTTCTGAAAAGAATATGTTCAATCCCATGATTTTTCTTTTTGGCGGAACCAGAAGCTTTGTCTTCCACTTCCGAATTACGCGTAGTTTTTAAAACATCGGTTTGTTTATGATCATCCATTGTTTTCATTTCCCTTAATGCAAAAAATGCTGCGACCTGATACTTGCAATACGCTCCCATGTCATAAGGACAATCGCATTGGGTACTGATGATATTTTTTTCGTCATCAAGTTCAACCTCAACGAAGTAAAGCTCTGTGCCTTCCACTTCCATTTCATAAAGATTTTTCTTTGTTTCTTTGATTGTATTGACGCAGTGATTTTCAAAATAATCCGATCCTCTTGTAATGATTTTAGCGTCGATATAGTATTCAAAATTGTCAAGATTCATCAAAACTCCTCCTCCATTTGGCATTCTATAACAGATCTTTGCTCTGCGATAAGGTTTTTAGAATTAAATATTTTTGCGAAAAAAAAACCGCTTGTTGTTTACACCATCAGCTGCATTCAAAGCTACACAAGATAAAAAGAATTGTCACTTTGTCTACTACTCAGCCCATTAACTGCTCCTGCATAATTGCAATAAAAGCTTGTGCCGCTTTTGACAAATAGCGATTTTTATTATAGGCGACAACCACTTTATTGGATGGCAATTGTGTATTCAGCAAAAAATAACAAGGCTTTTGCTGTAAAATGTGATATTTGGCCAGCGTGTCCGGAATAAGTGCAAGTGCGACCTCAGCCCCTACCAACGCATGCGCTGTAATGATGCTATGTGTTTCCAATAAAATATCCGGCTTGAAATTCGCCAATTCGCAAAGCTTAAAAAAATATCTGCGAAAAACCTGTCCTGTCTTCATCACAATAAACGGATCATCTTTAAACAACGCTAAATCGATCCTCGGATAAGGATCTTCGCCTCGTTTTACACATGTTCGCACACTCAATGGATGGTTTCTCGGTACGCCTAAAAGTACCTCTTCCTTAAAAATTTCCCTGCATTCCATTTCCGGAAAAGTGGCCGGATTGATAATCAGCGAAAAGTCTGTAACCCCCTTAAGTGCGAATTCTTCCAATTGCGCAGTTGTCCCTTCTTCCAGAGTAATCGATATACGAGGATACCTTGCCTTAAATACAGGGAGAATTTTTGTTAATAAAAAATA from Massilibacillus massiliensis carries:
- a CDS encoding Vat family streptogramin A O-acetyltransferase; its protein translation is MIFGPNPDAIYPNEQIKSICYIKNVITRPNILVGSYTYYDDENGAENFEKHVTHHYEFLQDRLIIGKFCAIAKGIEFVMNGANHRMCSVTTYPFNIMGNGWEKATPSLSDLPFKGDTIVGNDVWIGQNVTIMPGVHIGDGSIIAANSVVAKDIPAFHIAGGNPCKVIKKRFDDDLIVHLLNIKWWDWPPEKIFQNLEALCSGDLSLIKNIT
- the ppnP gene encoding pyrimidine/purine nucleoside phosphorylase: MDKMKNVTIVKKANVYFDGKVTSRTVYFEDGTRKTLGIILPGEYEFGTADKEQMEVLAGKINVLFPDSETWTSFEAGQSFEIPANCKFKMAVDEVADYCCSYIKE
- a CDS encoding DUF6508 domain-containing protein, whose protein sequence is MRKFDILTKYISLIQADHIGEWVVDKENDGTVDHPIQMPFVGYSEMVHNFINDVHIFEENNKDMNLTHYKDILKDNGLEWGVESMENTDVSKLNEQCVLALIMGAVRAERFCDGALLSFFKSGCILKWLERLNGSKI
- a CDS encoding RidA family protein, which translates into the protein MATIKTYNHNLWDHGISQAYSVNGTIYISGQFSHDSEGTFIGEGDIEAQTRQTLENLDHVLAEFGVTRSNLANVKIYLADAGAHSDSVIRLFKEYLGKHRPAGTLVGVSYFAFPAQLIEISAVAYID
- a CDS encoding winged helix-turn-helix transcriptional regulator, whose product is MGMAAYKGQVKNIQDTPFGYTLSLIGGKWKMVIIYLLAENQPVRFNELKRQIGSITFKILSSQLKELESDGLVERKEYPQIPPKVEYRLTAKAETLLPVLEGLCEWGAKNQNK
- a CDS encoding 5-methyltetrahydropteroyltriglutamate--homocysteine S-methyltransferase, which codes for MSHNFVNTDKINEAPFRYDVVGSFLRPQGLKEAREKFLKGEVTEAELIKVEDEQIKKLVEKQKEVGLKAVTDGEFRRRYWHLDFLASLEGVEEIKADHWSVDFKGHQPKAATLKIVDKIDFTTHPFIEHFKFLKEIAGEHVAKMTIPSPSMLHLIACVRAEQYTPIKRYENNDALYFDIAAAYQKIIQAFYDAGCRYLQLDDTSWGEFCDMEKRSAYAEKGIDLDGIAEKYVDMINLAVQKKPADMTITMHVCRGNFRSTWFSSGGYKTVAEPLFSKCNVDGFFLEYDTDRAGDFTPLKAVSKGKKVVLGLVSSKTGEIENKEQIIARIHEASAYIPLESLCLSPQCGFASTEEGNILTEEQQWGKIAFIKEVAEQIWG
- a CDS encoding SWIM zinc finger family protein, coding for MNLDNFEYYIDAKIITRGSDYFENHCVNTIKETKKNLYEMEVEGTELYFVEVELDDEKNIISTQCDCPYDMGAYCKYQVAAFFALREMKTMDDHKQTDVLKTTRNSEVEDKASGSAKKKNHGIEHILFRRTKEELIAFLLDAAGENMEIKQRIEWELDTTNDDDEIKKSLELIRTFIDKYADWDGFISYRDTYEAIQGADMVLKKAQTAVQQKKFLHALDLNLCVVHELMDQLDYCDDSDGIVGTTIMESLTLIKEMVDEENFSPDIKEKFFEKILHEAANKRYDGWDDWRFELLETCSALANSSSLQNKLEACLQSMLNDVKGDSWSTKYFYEKIFQIRYNLILQNEGEKQALNFVEQNLHFASFRKMAIERTMQKKNYDKVIKLALDGEELDKGLSGLVNDWRKYRYTAYKRSGKMDEQRALAIGFILDGNFEYYRDLKKTYNSQEWVDIYPKLITKMEEQKKTHSTVYTQILIVEGEKNKLLVYVQKNPSVVERYYKYLLPEFKKEVCSIFLIYIEQMAARARNRRDYQGVCSIIQNLKKAGGKEETSKIKQMLRLKYANRPAFKDELTNV
- a CDS encoding LysR family transcriptional regulator, coding for MGSKELEYITAILTEGSFVNAAQKLYIAQPSLSQYIKRIEEKYGIEIFDRSTKPLELTHEGKVYLETERQIAQLKKERRQYFDDLSNMTKGHLRIGSSQYRSYFLLTKILPVFKARYPRISITLEEGTTAQLEEFALKGVTDFSLIINPATFPEMECREIFKEEVLLGVPRNHPLSVRTCVKRGEDPYPRIDLALFKDDPFIVMKTGQVFRRYFFKLCELANFKPDILLETHSIITAHALVGAEVALALIPDTLAKYHILQQKPCYFLLNTQLPSNKVVVAYNKNRYLSKAAQAFIAIMQEQLMG